One window of Elaeis guineensis isolate ETL-2024a chromosome 11, EG11, whole genome shotgun sequence genomic DNA carries:
- the LOC105053527 gene encoding stearoyl-[acyl-carrier-protein] 9-desaturase 5, chloroplastic, translating into MPLSLSFPPHNLSCFSSSLVFGARKTKSLKILMTLSPPPKPREVKNDMRKQRSPLEIEIKEVMTHSMHPEKLEIFKSLEKWAEDNILTLLKPVESSWQPQDFLPDPSAEGFFDSVKEIRDQTAGIPDDYYVCLVGNMITEEALPTYQSVFNTFDGVRDQTGASRSSWARWTRMWSAEENRHGDILNKYLYLSGRLDMRQIEKTIQYLIGSGMIIGAENNPYRGFIYTSFQERATFISHGNTARHAKDHGDPLLAKICGLIAADEKRHEAAYSKVVEKLFEIDPDTTMMALADMMKKRITMPALLMFDGRDDNLFNHYSSVAQRIGVYTAKDYGDIVEFFVKRWNVEEITGFSGEGRRAQDYVCGLPQKIRRMDERAQERRVKQSQMVPFSWIFNRSVLV; encoded by the exons ATGCCACTGAGTCTCTCTTTCCCACCCCATAACCTTTCTTGTTTCTCCTCCTCTCTGGTTTTTGGCGCTCGCAAAACAAAATCTTTAAAGATCCTCATGACCCTCTCCCCACCTCCAAAGCCTAG GGAGGTAAAGAATGACATGAGGAAGCAGCGAAGTCCCCTTGAGATAGAGATCAAGGAGGTCATGACTCACTCCATGCATCCAGAAAAGCTGGAGATCTTCAAGTCATTAGAGAAATGGGCGGAGGACAACATCCTGACACTCCTGAAGCCCGTCGAGAGCTCGTGGCAACCGCAGGACTTTTTACCGGATCCCTCGGCTGAAGGCTTCTTCGACAGTGTAAAGGAGATAAGGGACCAGACGGCGGGGATCCCGGATGACTACTACGTATGCTTGGTCGGCAACATGATCACTGAAGAGGCCCTGCCGACGTATCAAAGCGTCTTCAACACATTCGACGGCGTTCGAGACCAGACGGGTGCCAGTCGGAGTTCGTGGGCCAGGTGGACGAGGATGTGGTCGGCCGAGGAGAACCGGCATGGAGATATCCTTAACAAGTATCTCTACTTGAGTGGGAGGTTGGATATGAGGCAGATCGAGAAGACCATACAGTACCTCATTGGCTCCGGGATG ATTATCGGTGCAGAGAACAACCCATATCGGGGTTTTATTTACACTTCCTTCCAAGAAAGGGCAACCTTCATCTCTCATGGGAACACAGCAAGGCATGCGAAAGACCATGGTGACCCACTGCTGGCAAAAATATGCGGCCTCATCGCCGCAGACGAGAAGCGTCACGAGGCAGCATACTCCAAGGTCGTCGAAAAATTATTCGAGATCGATCCAGACACGACCATGATGGCCCTCGCTGAtatgatgaaaaagagaatcaCCATGCCTGCTCTTCTGATGTTTGATGGCCGAGACGACAACCTATTCAACCACTATTCCTCTGTAGCCCAGAGGATTGGTGTTTACACTGCCAAGGATTATGGAGACATAGTGGAATTCTTTGTGAAGAGATGGAATGTGGAAGAAATCACAGGCTTCTCGGGAGAGGGGAGAAGGGCGCAGGATTACGTGTGTGGCcttcctcagaagattaggaggaTGGACGAGAGAGCTCAAGAGAGGAGGGTCAAGCAATCCCAGATGGTTCCTTTCAGTTGGATCTTCAACAGGTCTGTTCTGGTGTAG